The following coding sequences lie in one Phorcysia thermohydrogeniphila genomic window:
- a CDS encoding Uma2 family endonuclease gives MSTTQVKGEKKTRRGVPRELIYEMRYGKPIYYRDYDKVLAGEKTLEEVMGSSKLQWWVISIMLSFLYQTLDNRRYAIATNEVGFQWAPRTWRNLDIAIFEREKILKEGINEKDAQTPPKVVIEVDTKADLRKYGDFMNYAREKIQDLLDAGVEKVIWYTTFDKKVMVAEKGKRWFITDWNEDVEIIDGINFSLGKELKKSTGRKVNNS, from the coding sequence ATGAGTACAACCCAAGTTAAAGGAGAAAAGAAAACGAGAAGAGGAGTCCCAAGAGAACTCATCTACGAGATGAGATACGGGAAACCCATCTACTACAGGGACTATGACAAGGTTTTAGCAGGTGAGAAGACGCTGGAGGAAGTAATGGGAAGTAGTAAGCTTCAGTGGTGGGTCATAAGCATAATGCTTAGTTTCCTTTACCAAACTTTGGACAACAGAAGGTATGCAATTGCTACCAATGAAGTCGGTTTTCAGTGGGCACCAAGAACATGGAGAAATCTTGATATAGCCATCTTTGAAAGAGAGAAAATCCTAAAAGAAGGAATAAATGAAAAGGACGCTCAAACTCCCCCAAAGGTTGTAATAGAAGTTGACACCAAAGCAGACCTAAGAAAATACGGGGACTTCATGAACTATGCAAGAGAAAAGATTCAGGACCTCCTTGACGCCGGCGTTGAGAAAGTAATCTGGTACACAACCTTTGACAAAAAGGTTATGGTAGCGGAAAAAGGAAAAAGATGGTTCATTACAGACTGGAATGAAGATGTAGAAATCATTGACGGCATAAACTTTAGCCTTGGAAAAGAGCTTAAGAAAAGCACAGGTAGAAAAGTCAACAACAGTTAA